In one Halorubrum sp. CBA1229 genomic region, the following are encoded:
- a CDS encoding elongation factor EF-2 — translation MGRRKKIVQECERLMDTPENIRNIAIAAHVDHGKTTLSDNLLAGAGMISQDTAGEQLAMDTKEDEQERGITIDAANVSMTHEYEDTNHLINLIDTPGHVDFGGDVTRAMRAVDGALVVVDAVEGAMPQTETVLRQALREGVKPALFINKVDRLISELQEGPQEMQERLMSVIADVNELIRGMAENMDDIPTDWTVSVEDGTVGFGSALYKWGVSMPSMQRTGMDFGDIMELEQNDKREELHERTPLSNVVLDMVCEHFPNPVDAQPRRVPRIWRGDADSELADTMRMVNEDGEVVFMVTDISMDPHAGEIATGRVFSGTLEKGQELYVSGTAGKNRIQSVGLFMGSEREEVDRVPAGNIASVTGLRDAIAGSTVSSVEMTPFESIEHISEPVITKSVEAQNMDDLPKLIETLQQVAKEDPTIQIEINEDTGEHLISGQGELHLEVITQRIRDNQGIPVITGEPIVVFREQPQEASREVEGQSPNRHNKFYITVEPMDQDIVDAIQLGEVSMDMPELERREALQEAGMDKDTSQNVEDIHRTNILIDDTKGIQHLNETMELVLEGLQEALDDGPLAAEPVQGSLFRLHDAKLHEDTIHRGPAQVIPAVRDAVHRALIDGEVRLLEPIQDVRIDVPSEHMGAASGEIQGRRGRVDDMYQEGDLMVVEGIAPVEEMIGFSSDIRSATEGRASWNTENAGFRVLVDNLQREKIMEIRERKGMKLELPQSIDYF, via the coding sequence ATGGGCCGACGCAAGAAGATCGTTCAAGAGTGCGAGCGGCTGATGGACACTCCGGAGAACATCCGGAACATCGCCATCGCCGCCCACGTCGACCACGGCAAGACGACGCTCTCCGACAACCTGCTGGCCGGTGCCGGCATGATCTCCCAGGACACCGCGGGCGAGCAGCTCGCGATGGACACGAAGGAGGACGAGCAGGAGCGCGGCATCACCATCGACGCGGCGAACGTCTCGATGACCCACGAGTACGAGGACACCAACCACCTCATCAACCTCATCGACACCCCGGGCCACGTGGACTTCGGGGGCGACGTCACCCGCGCGATGCGCGCGGTCGACGGCGCCTTAGTGGTCGTCGACGCCGTCGAGGGCGCGATGCCGCAGACGGAGACGGTGCTCCGGCAGGCGCTCCGCGAGGGCGTGAAGCCGGCGCTGTTCATCAACAAGGTCGACCGCCTCATCTCCGAGCTTCAGGAGGGGCCTCAGGAGATGCAGGAGCGGCTGATGTCCGTCATCGCCGACGTCAACGAGCTCATCCGCGGGATGGCCGAGAACATGGACGACATCCCCACGGACTGGACCGTCTCCGTCGAGGACGGGACGGTCGGCTTCGGCTCCGCGCTGTACAAGTGGGGCGTCTCGATGCCGTCGATGCAGCGGACCGGCATGGACTTCGGCGACATCATGGAGCTCGAACAGAACGACAAGCGCGAAGAGCTCCACGAGCGGACGCCGCTCTCGAACGTCGTGCTCGACATGGTCTGCGAGCACTTCCCGAACCCGGTCGACGCCCAGCCTCGTCGTGTCCCGCGCATCTGGCGCGGCGACGCGGACAGCGAGCTGGCCGACACGATGCGGATGGTCAACGAGGACGGCGAGGTCGTCTTCATGGTCACCGACATCTCCATGGACCCGCACGCGGGCGAGATCGCGACGGGCCGCGTCTTCTCCGGCACACTGGAGAAGGGCCAGGAGCTGTACGTCTCCGGGACCGCCGGCAAGAACCGCATCCAGAGCGTCGGGCTCTTCATGGGGTCCGAGCGCGAGGAGGTGGACCGCGTCCCGGCCGGGAACATCGCGTCCGTCACCGGACTGCGTGACGCCATCGCCGGTTCCACGGTCTCGTCCGTCGAGATGACGCCGTTCGAGTCGATCGAGCACATCTCCGAGCCGGTCATCACGAAGTCCGTCGAGGCCCAGAACATGGACGACCTGCCGAAGCTCATCGAGACGCTCCAGCAGGTCGCAAAGGAGGATCCGACGATCCAGATCGAGATCAACGAGGACACGGGCGAGCACCTCATCAGCGGGCAGGGCGAGCTCCACCTCGAAGTGATCACCCAGCGCATCCGCGACAACCAGGGCATCCCGGTCATCACCGGCGAGCCGATCGTCGTCTTCCGCGAGCAGCCCCAAGAGGCGTCCCGCGAGGTCGAGGGGCAGTCGCCGAACCGTCACAACAAGTTCTACATCACCGTCGAGCCGATGGACCAGGACATCGTCGACGCCATCCAGCTCGGCGAGGTCTCGATGGACATGCCCGAACTGGAGCGCCGCGAGGCGCTGCAGGAGGCCGGCATGGACAAGGACACCTCGCAGAACGTCGAGGACATCCACCGGACCAACATCCTCATCGACGACACGAAGGGGATCCAGCACCTCAACGAGACGATGGAGCTCGTCTTAGAAGGGCTCCAAGAGGCGCTCGACGACGGGCCGCTCGCCGCCGAGCCGGTCCAGGGATCGCTGTTCCGTCTCCACGACGCGAAGCTCCACGAGGACACCATCCACCGCGGGCCCGCGCAGGTCATCCCCGCGGTCCGCGACGCGGTCCACCGCGCGCTGATCGACGGCGAGGTCCGCCTGCTGGAGCCGATCCAGGACGTCCGGATCGACGTGCCCTCGGAGCACATGGGCGCCGCGTCCGGCGAGATCCAGGGCCGCCGCGGCCGCGTCGACGACATGTACCAGGAGGGCGACCTGATGGTCGTCGAGGGCATCGCGCCCGTCGAGGAGATGATCGGCTTCTCCTCCGACATCCGCTCGGCCACCGAGGGCCGCGCCTCGTGGAACACCGAGAACGCGGGCTTCCGCGTCCTCGTCGACAACCTCCAGCGCGAGAAGATCATGGAGATCCGCGAGCGCAAGGGGATGAAGCTCGAACTGCCGCAGTCGATCGACTACTTCTAA
- the eda gene encoding bifunctional 4-hydroxy-2-oxoglutarate aldolase/2-dehydro-3-deoxy-phosphogluconate aldolase — protein sequence MNETLSRLADTGVVAVLRGVEADQLIGITEALREGGVTAVEITADTPDVAGKLEAVTGSFGDEVVVGTGTVLDSETARTTLMAGAEFVVSPSLHEDVIETCNRYGAVTAPGVMTPTEAIRGYEAGADFVKVFPAKTVGPAHLGAMKGPLGQIPMMPTGGVGPGNAADYIDAGAFAVGAGGALVDYDAAERGDYESITETAREFVQVVEEARDDD from the coding sequence ATGAACGAGACGCTCTCGCGGCTCGCCGACACCGGCGTCGTCGCGGTGCTGCGCGGGGTCGAGGCCGACCAGCTCATCGGGATCACGGAGGCGCTCCGCGAGGGCGGGGTCACCGCCGTCGAGATCACCGCGGACACGCCAGACGTCGCCGGGAAGCTCGAAGCGGTGACGGGCTCGTTCGGCGACGAGGTCGTCGTCGGCACCGGCACCGTGCTCGACAGCGAGACCGCCCGGACGACCCTGATGGCCGGCGCCGAGTTCGTCGTCTCGCCGAGCCTCCACGAGGACGTGATCGAGACCTGCAACCGCTACGGCGCCGTCACCGCGCCCGGCGTGATGACGCCGACCGAGGCGATCCGAGGGTACGAAGCCGGCGCCGACTTCGTGAAGGTGTTCCCCGCGAAGACCGTCGGTCCGGCCCACCTCGGCGCGATGAAGGGACCGCTCGGCCAGATCCCGATGATGCCGACCGGCGGCGTCGGCCCCGGCAACGCGGCCGACTACATCGACGCCGGCGCGTTCGCGGTCGGCGCCGGCGGCGCCCTCGTCGACTACGACGCGGCCGAGCGCGGCGACTACGAGTCGATCACCGAGACCGCCCGCGAGTTCGTGCAGGTGGTCGAGGAGGCGCGCGACGACGACTGA
- a CDS encoding DNA-directed DNA polymerase II large subunit: MRPDDERYFARIEDRLDEALELAETAKGQGYDPEPEVEIPVARDMADRVENILGIDGVAERVRELEGEMSREEAALELVTDFVEGTVGDYDSRAGKVEGAVRTAVALLTEGVVAAPIEGIDRVELLENDDGTEFVNVYYAGPIRSAGGTAQALSVLVADYARSLLGIDEYKPRDVEVERYAEEIALYDKETGLQYTPKDKESKFIAEHIPIMLDGEATSDEEVSGFRDLERVDTNSARGGMCLVAAEGIALKAPKIQRYTRDLDEVDWPWLQDLIDGTIGTDGSGASDEGGSDGESLDSDGDVGDDASEGDESESESGGEAPDGPPRAKPSQKFLRDLIAGRPVFTHPSEAGGFRLRYGRARNHGFATGGVHPATMHLVDDFLAAGTQIKTERPGKAHGVVPVDSIEGPTVRLANGEVRRIDDPEEAKEVRNGVEKVLDLGEYLVNYGEFVENNHPLAPASYVYEWWVKEFADAGADVQALRDDPHVDLEHPDVDEALAWAREYDCPLHPEYTSLWHDVSVAAFEALAEAVADGDVVEGVLAIERTETTQGALESLLVEHTATPDALRVPTWRPLARSLGVDDGLRKTWEESDLSAAAREWADGENAVKAVNEVAPFEVRERAPTRIGNRMGRPEKSESRDLSPAVHTLFPINEAGGPQRDVAEAASVMDDSGHRGRLEVEVSDRVCPDCGEHTYKARCPDCEVHTEPHYECGDCGTVCEPDEAGRVECPRCEWEVRAATYQEVDLNDAYRSALANVGEREASFEILKGVQGLTSRNKTPEPIEKGILRAKNGVTSFKDGTVRYDMTDLPVTSVRPEELDVTADHLREIGYETDIDGEPLRHDDQLVELRVQDIVLSDGAAEHMLRTADFVDDLLEQFYGLPRFYEVNERDDLVGELVFGMAPHTSAATVGRVVGFTSAAVGYAHPYFHAAKRRNCFHPETEIEYRDDAGWHRETIEAFVEDRLDNPRTDDFGTLVDELDGSIEVPSIDERGNRSTQSVTAVSKHLSQDHLVRVETRGGRSIRVTPDHTMLRAEDGRVRKVAANELEIGDLVPATTLDYETSAEVAADVAADGGIETDVVDSVEFLESDVEHTYNLTVAETHTLAANDLLVAQCDGDEDCVMLLMDGLLNFSKEFLPDQRGGRMDAPLVMSSRIDPSEIDDEAHNMDIVREYPREFYEATLELTDPEELEDRIQLGEDTLGTDEEYHGFDHTHDTTDIAMGPDLSAYKTLGDMMEKMDAQLELARKLRAVDETDVAERVIEYHFLPDIIGNLRAFSRQETRCLDCGEKYRRMPLSGDCRECGGRVNLTVHQGSVNKYVDTAIEVADRFGCRPYTKQRLKVLEESLESIFEDDTNKQSGIADFM, from the coding sequence ATGAGACCCGACGACGAGCGATACTTCGCCCGGATCGAAGACCGGCTCGACGAGGCGCTGGAGCTCGCGGAGACGGCGAAGGGACAGGGGTACGACCCGGAGCCCGAGGTCGAGATCCCCGTCGCCCGCGACATGGCCGACCGCGTCGAGAACATCCTCGGCATCGACGGCGTCGCGGAACGCGTCCGCGAGTTGGAAGGCGAGATGTCTCGCGAGGAGGCGGCCCTGGAACTCGTCACCGACTTCGTCGAGGGGACGGTCGGCGACTACGACTCCCGCGCGGGGAAGGTCGAGGGCGCGGTCCGGACCGCGGTCGCGCTGCTCACCGAGGGGGTCGTCGCCGCGCCGATCGAGGGGATCGATCGGGTCGAGCTGCTGGAGAACGACGACGGCACCGAGTTCGTCAACGTCTACTACGCCGGTCCGATCCGGTCGGCGGGCGGGACCGCGCAGGCGCTCTCTGTGCTCGTCGCCGACTACGCCCGCTCGCTTTTGGGCATCGACGAGTACAAGCCGCGCGACGTGGAGGTCGAGCGCTACGCCGAGGAGATCGCCCTCTACGACAAGGAGACCGGACTCCAGTACACGCCGAAGGACAAGGAGTCGAAGTTCATCGCCGAGCACATCCCCATCATGCTCGACGGGGAGGCGACGAGCGACGAGGAGGTCTCCGGTTTCCGCGACCTCGAACGCGTCGACACCAACTCCGCGCGCGGCGGGATGTGCCTCGTCGCCGCCGAGGGGATCGCGCTGAAGGCCCCGAAGATCCAGCGGTACACCCGCGACCTCGACGAGGTCGACTGGCCGTGGCTCCAGGACCTGATCGACGGGACGATCGGGACAGACGGGTCCGGCGCGAGCGACGAGGGGGGCTCGGACGGCGAGTCGCTCGACTCGGACGGGGACGTGGGGGACGACGCGAGCGAGGGCGACGAGAGCGAGTCGGAGTCCGGCGGCGAGGCGCCCGACGGCCCGCCGCGCGCGAAGCCCTCGCAGAAGTTCCTCCGCGACCTGATCGCGGGTCGCCCCGTGTTCACCCACCCGAGCGAGGCGGGCGGGTTCCGGCTCCGGTACGGTCGCGCGCGGAACCACGGGTTCGCGACCGGCGGGGTTCACCCGGCGACGATGCACCTCGTCGACGACTTCCTCGCGGCCGGCACGCAGATCAAGACGGAGCGCCCGGGGAAGGCCCACGGGGTCGTCCCCGTCGACTCCATCGAGGGGCCGACGGTCCGGCTCGCGAACGGCGAGGTCCGCCGCATCGACGACCCCGAGGAGGCGAAGGAGGTCCGAAACGGCGTCGAGAAGGTGCTCGACTTAGGCGAGTACCTCGTCAACTACGGGGAGTTCGTCGAGAACAACCACCCGCTCGCGCCCGCCTCGTACGTGTACGAGTGGTGGGTCAAGGAGTTCGCCGACGCCGGCGCGGACGTGCAGGCCCTGCGGGACGACCCCCACGTCGACCTCGAACACCCCGACGTCGACGAGGCGCTCGCGTGGGCGCGCGAGTACGACTGCCCGCTCCACCCGGAGTACACCTCCCTCTGGCACGACGTGTCGGTCGCGGCGTTCGAGGCGCTCGCCGAGGCGGTCGCCGACGGCGACGTGGTCGAGGGCGTCCTCGCGATCGAGCGCACGGAGACGACGCAGGGGGCCTTGGAGTCGCTGCTGGTCGAGCACACCGCCACCCCGGACGCCCTCCGGGTCCCGACGTGGCGCCCGCTCGCGCGGTCGCTCGGTGTCGACGATGGTCTCCGGAAGACGTGGGAGGAGAGCGACCTCTCGGCGGCGGCCCGCGAGTGGGCCGACGGCGAGAACGCCGTGAAGGCCGTCAACGAGGTCGCGCCCTTCGAGGTGCGCGAACGCGCACCGACCCGGATCGGGAACCGGATGGGCCGCCCCGAGAAGTCGGAGAGCCGCGACCTCTCCCCGGCGGTCCACACCCTGTTCCCGATCAACGAGGCCGGCGGCCCCCAGCGCGACGTCGCCGAGGCCGCGAGCGTGATGGACGACTCGGGCCACCGGGGGCGGCTGGAGGTCGAGGTCTCCGACCGGGTCTGTCCCGACTGCGGCGAACACACCTACAAGGCCCGGTGTCCGGACTGCGAGGTCCACACCGAGCCCCACTACGAGTGCGGCGACTGCGGCACCGTCTGCGAGCCCGACGAGGCCGGTCGCGTCGAGTGCCCGCGCTGCGAGTGGGAGGTGCGCGCGGCGACGTACCAGGAGGTCGACCTCAACGACGCGTACCGCTCCGCGCTGGCGAACGTCGGCGAGCGCGAGGCGTCCTTCGAGATCCTCAAGGGGGTCCAGGGGCTCACCTCGCGGAACAAGACCCCCGAGCCGATCGAGAAAGGCATCCTGCGCGCGAAGAACGGCGTCACGTCGTTCAAGGACGGCACCGTCAGGTACGACATGACGGACCTCCCGGTCACGTCCGTCCGGCCCGAGGAGCTCGACGTCACCGCCGACCACCTCCGGGAGATCGGCTACGAGACCGACATCGACGGCGAGCCCCTGCGCCACGACGACCAGCTCGTGGAGCTCCGGGTCCAGGACATCGTCCTCTCGGACGGCGCGGCCGAGCACATGCTGCGGACCGCCGACTTCGTCGACGACCTGCTCGAACAGTTCTACGGGCTTCCGCGGTTCTACGAGGTGAACGAGCGCGACGACCTCGTCGGCGAGCTCGTCTTCGGGATGGCGCCGCACACGAGCGCGGCAACTGTCGGAAGAGTGGTAGGATTTACGTCGGCGGCCGTCGGATACGCGCATCCGTACTTTCACGCCGCCAAACGAAGGAACTGTTTCCACCCGGAGACGGAAATCGAGTATCGAGACGACGCGGGTTGGCACCGCGAGACTATCGAAGCCTTCGTTGAGGATCGGCTGGACAATCCGCGAACCGATGACTTCGGAACGCTCGTGGACGAACTCGACGGCTCGATCGAAGTCCCTTCGATCGACGAACGCGGAAACAGGTCGACACAGTCGGTGACTGCCGTCTCAAAACACCTGAGTCAGGACCACCTTGTCCGGGTCGAGACCCGGGGTGGACGCTCAATTCGCGTGACGCCCGACCATACGATGCTGCGAGCCGAGGACGGGCGTGTTCGGAAGGTCGCCGCGAACGAACTGGAGATCGGTGATTTGGTTCCAGCGACGACTCTCGATTACGAGACGTCGGCGGAAGTCGCCGCTGATGTGGCTGCAGATGGAGGGATCGAGACGGACGTAGTCGACTCGGTGGAATTCCTCGAAAGCGACGTCGAACACACCTACAATCTCACGGTCGCCGAGACGCACACCCTCGCGGCGAACGATTTACTGGTCGCTCAGTGCGACGGCGACGAGGATTGCGTGATGCTCCTGATGGACGGACTTCTCAACTTCTCGAAAGAATTTCTCCCCGACCAGCGCGGGGGGCGCATGGACGCGCCCCTCGTGATGTCCTCGCGGATCGACCCCTCCGAGATCGACGACGAGGCGCACAACATGGATATCGTGCGCGAGTACCCGCGCGAGTTCTACGAGGCGACGCTGGAGCTGACGGACCCGGAGGAGCTGGAAGACCGGATCCAGCTCGGCGAGGACACGCTCGGGACCGACGAGGAGTACCACGGGTTCGACCACACCCACGACACGACGGACATCGCGATGGGGCCGGACCTGTCTGCGTACAAAACGCTCGGGGACATGATGGAGAAGATGGACGCGCAGCTGGAGCTGGCCCGGAAGCTCCGCGCGGTCGACGAGACCGACGTGGCCGAGCGGGTCATCGAGTACCACTTCCTGCCGGACATCATCGGGAACCTCCGGGCGTTCTCGCGGCAGGAGACGCGGTGTCTCGACTGCGGCGAGAAGTACCGCCGGATGCCGCTCTCGGGCGACTGCCGCGAGTGCGGCGGGCGCGTGAACCTCACCGTCCACCAGGGATCGGTGAACAAGTACGTCGACACGGCGATCGAGGTCGCCGACCGGTTCGGCTGTCGACCCTATACGAAACAGCGGCTGAAGGTGTTAGAGGAGTCGCTCGAATCGATCTTCGAGGACGACACCAACAAGCAGTCCGGCATCGCCGACTTCATGTAG
- a CDS encoding PPC domain-containing DNA-binding protein: MHHREVETTAEYVARFETGADWREEIEDLARAEDVEAGWFTALGAVQDADVWFYDQEDTEYQSVTFDEPLEVAACVGNVSLLDGEVFAHTHAVLSRPSGQALAGHLDSATVWAGECHLRAFDEPLERSHDATTDLDLWL, encoded by the coding sequence ATGCACCACCGGGAAGTCGAGACGACGGCGGAGTACGTCGCGCGGTTCGAGACCGGCGCCGACTGGCGCGAGGAGATCGAGGACCTCGCCCGCGCGGAAGACGTCGAGGCGGGCTGGTTCACGGCGCTCGGCGCCGTCCAGGACGCGGACGTCTGGTTCTACGACCAGGAGGACACCGAGTACCAGTCGGTGACGTTCGACGAGCCGCTGGAGGTCGCCGCCTGCGTCGGGAACGTCTCGCTGCTCGACGGGGAGGTGTTTGCGCACACCCACGCCGTGCTGTCGCGGCCGAGCGGGCAGGCGCTCGCCGGCCACCTCGACTCCGCGACGGTCTGGGCGGGCGAATGCCACCTCCGCGCGTTCGACGAGCCGCTGGAACGGTCGCACGACGCGACCACCGACCTCGACTTATGGCTGTGA
- a CDS encoding NifU family protein, with protein sequence MSTDTADGENELRERITNFLRRNFPQIQMHGGSAAINHLDRESGEVTIQLGGACSGCGISPMTIQAIKSRMVKEIPEIETVHADTGMGSGADGDLGGTSSGGTSPSFPGETTDDGGDDEGPQAPF encoded by the coding sequence ATGAGCACGGACACAGCCGACGGGGAAAACGAGCTCCGCGAGCGGATCACGAACTTCCTGCGGCGCAACTTCCCGCAGATCCAGATGCACGGCGGGAGCGCCGCCATCAACCACCTCGACCGCGAGAGCGGCGAGGTCACGATCCAGCTCGGCGGCGCCTGCTCCGGCTGCGGTATCTCACCGATGACGATCCAGGCGATCAAGTCCCGGATGGTCAAGGAGATCCCGGAGATCGAGACCGTCCACGCCGATACGGGCATGGGCTCGGGCGCCGACGGCGACCTCGGCGGGACCAGCAGCGGCGGCACGTCGCCGTCGTTCCCCGGCGAGACGACCGACGACGGCGGCGACGACGAAGGCCCGCAGGCCCCGTTCTGA
- a CDS encoding DUF5783 family protein, with protein sequence MADEFDPEKFEDKYAHYFNELQRAYKNAFNHMNERHDSQLIHGIDQTILNESEPFYEDGEFYVELPENPRDRLEGVLVDDETFEETLEEYVERIEAELHRTFQVDRPE encoded by the coding sequence ATGGCCGACGAGTTCGACCCCGAGAAGTTCGAGGACAAATACGCCCACTACTTCAATGAGCTCCAGCGGGCGTACAAGAACGCGTTCAACCACATGAACGAGCGCCACGACTCCCAGTTGATCCACGGGATCGACCAGACGATACTCAACGAGTCCGAACCCTTCTACGAGGACGGCGAGTTCTACGTCGAGCTCCCCGAGAACCCGCGCGACCGGCTGGAGGGCGTGCTCGTCGACGACGAGACGTTCGAGGAGACGCTCGAGGAGTACGTCGAGCGGATCGAAGCGGAGCTTCACCGGACGTTTCAGGTCGATCGACCGGAGTGA